One genomic segment of Methanothermobacter wolfeii includes these proteins:
- a CDS encoding helix-turn-helix domain-containing protein produces MREDDLKFLILGYRVHSGKTQRELADELGVPPDIVIAMENGTYRHPTRKLMEKIEDLTGEYEVQKRHFINIGRGYRLREMLGTEFKYFIQGLDRMKYVSRDELEGMDEPERYGILGAVEMDAFEVLRAGKMS; encoded by the coding sequence GTGAGGGAAGACGACCTCAAATTCCTGATCCTGGGCTACAGGGTCCATTCCGGCAAAACTCAGAGGGAACTTGCCGATGAACTCGGAGTACCCCCTGATATAGTGATAGCCATGGAAAACGGGACCTACAGGCACCCTACAAGGAAACTGATGGAGAAGATTGAGGATCTTACAGGCGAATATGAGGTGCAGAAGAGGCACTTCATAAACATTGGAAGGGGTTACAGGCTCAGGGAAATGCTTGGAACAGAATTCAAGTACTTTATTCAGGGTCTTGACAGGATGAAGTACGTGAGCAGGGACGAACTTGAAGGGATGGATGAACCAGAACGTTACGGTATCCTTGGAGCTGTTGAAATGGATGCATTCGAGGTTTTAAGGGCAGGTAAAATGTCCTGA
- a CDS encoding ABC transporter permease produces MDSIRFITLILKNPFRNRARTLLAVTGIAIGIATIVTLGVITEGLKTSTENTLKAGGADFTIVESNVSDMFFSKIDQEYVDRVRNVSGVEDAVGILMAVQPLDDNPYFVLIGIEPSKINMSQIKVTSGRTLTDPDADEVILGKVAAENHNRSVGDTIKIKNHDYTVVGIFESGDMQQDAGAFISLKKLQEIEEKEDKVTMIYVKIDKNADVDDVTERIEEKYGDLTTIASLEDLQSVDQGLQTVDTATWAISLLAIIIGGIGVINTMIMSVFERTREIGVLKAVGWKDRRILAMILGESVVITVIAAIAGSVLGVAAIQVLLELGMKGFIEPVYTPEIFIRAFGVAFSVGILGGLYPAYRASRLAPTEALRYE; encoded by the coding sequence ATGGACTCCATAAGATTCATAACACTCATCCTCAAGAATCCCTTCAGAAACCGTGCAAGGACTCTCCTTGCAGTTACAGGGATCGCGATAGGGATTGCAACCATAGTAACCCTCGGTGTGATAACAGAGGGGCTCAAGACGTCAACCGAGAACACCCTCAAGGCTGGTGGAGCTGATTTTACCATTGTGGAGTCCAATGTCTCGGACATGTTCTTCAGTAAGATAGACCAGGAATACGTGGACCGGGTCAGGAACGTGAGCGGTGTTGAGGATGCCGTCGGGATCCTCATGGCGGTGCAGCCCCTTGACGACAACCCATACTTCGTGCTCATAGGAATTGAACCCTCAAAGATCAACATGAGCCAGATAAAGGTGACCTCAGGAAGGACCCTCACCGATCCTGACGCTGATGAGGTGATACTGGGTAAGGTTGCTGCAGAGAACCACAACAGGAGCGTTGGGGACACCATAAAGATAAAGAACCATGATTACACTGTTGTGGGTATATTCGAGTCCGGTGACATGCAGCAAGACGCCGGCGCCTTCATATCCCTCAAAAAGCTTCAGGAGATTGAAGAGAAGGAGGATAAGGTCACCATGATCTACGTGAAGATAGATAAAAATGCAGATGTGGATGATGTTACAGAAAGGATTGAGGAGAAATACGGTGACCTTACAACCATAGCATCCCTTGAGGACCTCCAGAGCGTTGACCAGGGGCTTCAGACAGTTGACACCGCCACCTGGGCCATATCCCTCCTTGCAATAATCATCGGAGGGATAGGTGTTATAAACACCATGATAATGTCCGTGTTCGAGAGGACCCGTGAGATAGGGGTGCTCAAGGCAGTTGGCTGGAAGGACAGACGCATACTGGCCATGATACTCGGTGAATCTGTAGTTATCACCGTCATCGCAGCCATTGCAGGATCCGTCCTTGGTGTTGCAGCGATACAGGTACTCCTTGAACTGGGGATGAAGGGGTTCATTGAACCCGTCTATACCCCTGAGATATTCATAAGGGCCTTCGGGGTTGCCTTCAGTGTGGGCATCCTTGGAGGACTTTACCCTGCATACAGGGCATCCAGGCTCGCCCCCACAGAGGCCCTCAGATACGAGTAG
- a CDS encoding ABC transporter ATP-binding protein, giving the protein MERIIEIRSLRKSFDGGRIKALNGVDLDVDHGEFVSIMGPSGSGKSTLLNMIGALDVPDSGTVKVAGRDLKDERDLSRLRAEEIGFVFQLHNLIPNLTALENVEIPMFAVKWDDMEGRAMELLDYVGLADKADRKPTELSGGERQRVAIARALANDPSIILADEPTGSLDSRTGKRILEGLRELQEDEGVTLIVVTHDPDVASMASRIVRILDGVIISDDA; this is encoded by the coding sequence ATGGAAAGGATCATCGAGATAAGGAGCCTCAGGAAGAGCTTTGACGGTGGGAGGATAAAAGCCCTTAACGGTGTTGACCTCGACGTTGACCATGGTGAGTTCGTCTCAATCATGGGTCCCTCAGGGTCAGGGAAATCAACACTCCTTAACATGATAGGCGCACTTGACGTGCCCGACTCAGGGACGGTGAAGGTTGCTGGAAGGGACCTTAAGGATGAAAGGGATCTAAGCCGTTTAAGGGCTGAGGAGATAGGATTTGTTTTCCAGCTCCACAACCTCATACCCAACCTGACGGCCCTTGAGAACGTTGAGATACCCATGTTTGCAGTTAAATGGGATGATATGGAGGGGAGGGCCATGGAACTCCTTGACTATGTTGGTCTTGCAGATAAGGCTGACAGGAAACCAACAGAGCTCTCGGGTGGTGAGAGGCAGAGGGTTGCCATTGCAAGGGCCCTTGCAAACGATCCATCAATAATCCTTGCAGATGAACCAACAGGCTCCCTTGACTCAAGGACAGGCAAGCGTATACTGGAGGGTCTAAGGGAGCTTCAGGAGGATGAGGGCGTGACCCTCATTGTGGTTACCCATGACCCTGATGTTGCCTCAATGGCCTCAAGGATAGTCAGGATACTGGATGGGGTTATAATCAGCGATGATGCCTAG
- the afpA gene encoding archaeoflavoprotein AfpA has translation MTEKLKVAWCITGAGEKLTETYAIMKDIKNLYGDRVEINVFISKAGDQVVKYYGLYRDLETSFDRKWVEINANSPFLAGQVQLGKYDFVLVAPCTSNSTAKISLRIADTLITNAVIMAQKASVPVYIMPSDYSEGVVVTTLPNGKKLELKITREDVEHVKRISRMDDTEVFSDPHHIYKIFEKWTYPKEEK, from the coding sequence ATGACTGAAAAACTGAAGGTTGCCTGGTGCATTACCGGGGCTGGGGAGAAACTGACAGAAACATACGCCATAATGAAGGACATAAAGAACCTCTACGGTGACAGGGTTGAGATAAACGTTTTCATCTCAAAGGCAGGGGATCAGGTTGTAAAGTACTATGGCCTCTACAGGGACCTTGAAACCAGCTTTGACAGGAAATGGGTTGAGATAAACGCAAACTCCCCCTTCCTTGCAGGGCAGGTGCAGCTGGGTAAGTACGACTTCGTGCTTGTGGCTCCATGCACATCCAACAGCACTGCCAAGATATCCCTGAGGATCGCGGATACCCTCATAACAAACGCCGTGATAATGGCCCAGAAGGCCTCCGTGCCCGTTTATATAATGCCATCAGACTACAGTGAGGGGGTTGTTGTAACAACACTGCCCAACGGTAAAAAGCTTGAGCTGAAGATAACAAGGGAGGATGTGGAACACGTTAAGAGGATCTCAAGGATGGACGACACCGAGGTTTTCAGTGACCCCCACCATATCTACAAGATCTTTGAGAAATGGACCTACCCCAAAGAAGAAAAATAG
- a CDS encoding adenosine-specific kinase → MEIKKIGIEPREDVNIILGQSHFIKTVEDIYEAIVNTVPQARFGIAFAEASGDCLVRHEGNDEELEELASETMLEIAAGHSFIVFLRNAFPINVLQRIKDVPEVVNIYCATANPVEVIIAETEQGRGIIGVVDGQSPGGIEGEEDKAERKEFLRVIGYKF, encoded by the coding sequence TTGGAGATAAAGAAGATAGGTATAGAACCCAGAGAGGATGTTAACATAATACTTGGACAGAGCCACTTCATCAAGACGGTGGAGGACATATACGAGGCAATCGTGAACACGGTGCCCCAGGCAAGATTCGGAATAGCCTTTGCAGAGGCCTCAGGGGACTGCCTTGTCAGGCATGAGGGGAACGATGAGGAACTTGAGGAACTGGCATCAGAGACCATGCTTGAAATCGCAGCGGGACACTCATTCATAGTGTTCCTCAGGAACGCCTTCCCAATAAATGTACTGCAGCGCATAAAGGACGTCCCGGAGGTCGTGAACATATACTGTGCAACAGCAAACCCCGTTGAAGTTATAATAGCAGAGACCGAACAGGGGAGGGGTATTATAGGTGTTGTGGACGGCCAGAGCCCCGGAGGAATCGAGGGCGAGGAGGACAAGGCGGAGAGAAAGGAGTTCCTGAGGGTTATAGGCTACAAGTTCTAG
- a CDS encoding helix-turn-helix domain-containing protein has protein sequence MKEKSKEIGSRIKELRELSEISPEEMADYLKIDVESYMKYESGEEDIPASILFEIAHKLGVDMGLLLTGEETRMHIFTVTRKGKGVEVERRKQYRYENLAEKFIHKKAEPFIVTVEPRDGKPKTNSHPGQEFNYVLEGRIRFYIHDNEIILNEGDSIFFDSSYEHAMEALDGKRARFLAIIM, from the coding sequence ATGAAAGAGAAAAGTAAGGAAATCGGTTCCCGCATAAAGGAGCTCAGAGAACTCTCCGAGATCAGCCCTGAGGAAATGGCTGATTACCTCAAAATCGACGTTGAAAGCTACATGAAATATGAGAGCGGTGAGGAGGACATACCCGCAAGCATACTCTTTGAGATAGCCCACAAACTTGGCGTTGACATGGGCCTTCTCCTCACAGGCGAGGAGACAAGGATGCACATCTTCACGGTTACAAGGAAGGGTAAAGGAGTGGAGGTTGAAAGGAGAAAACAGTACCGCTATGAAAACCTTGCAGAGAAATTCATACACAAAAAGGCAGAACCCTTCATAGTCACCGTTGAACCAAGGGATGGGAAGCCAAAAACAAACAGCCACCCCGGCCAGGAATTCAACTACGTGCTTGAGGGCCGTATAAGGTTCTACATACACGACAATGAGATAATACTCAACGAGGGAGACTCAATATTCTTTGACTCATCATATGAGCATGCAATGGAGGCCCTTGACGGTAAAAGGGCCAGATTCCTTGCAATAATCATGTAG
- a CDS encoding AMP-binding protein, with the protein MTSLINEFVNRVEFDSYEDFHENFRIKVPENFNFAYDVVDRYAEMEPEKTAIVWCNDSGDEKRITFRELREKSERTANFFIREGIKKGDTVMLTLKARYDFWYCLLGLHRIGAIAIPATHMLKEKDIIYRIHEADIKMVVCIAENGVPEVFDTAINELGADVKRVIVGETDRDGWLNLRSELEVVPSEFRKPEGDEYPGGSDTLLVYFSSGTTGMPKMIEHDHTYPLGHIITAKYWQNVREDGLHYTVADTGWAKAMWGQIYGQWIAGSAVFVYDYDRFDPEKMLEKLEKYDITTFCAPPTIYRFLIKEDLSRYDLSGIEYAVTAGEPLNPEVFNRFREHTGLKLMEGFGQTECVVCIANFPWMEPKPGSMGKPSPGYRIELVDRDCSPVDVGEEGEIVIDTSSGKPIGLFNGYYRNPEKTSEVWHDGYYHTGDTAWMDEDGYMWFVGRTDDIIKSSGYRIGPFEVESAIISHPSVLECAVTGYPDPIRGQVVKATIVLAKGYEPSEELKKEIQDHVKRVTAPYKYPRIVEFVDELPKTISGKIRRVEIREHDLEGDGGNQ; encoded by the coding sequence ATGACTTCACTAATCAATGAATTCGTGAACCGCGTGGAATTCGACTCATATGAGGACTTCCATGAGAACTTCAGGATAAAGGTGCCTGAGAACTTCAACTTCGCCTATGATGTTGTGGACCGCTACGCTGAGATGGAACCTGAAAAGACCGCCATAGTCTGGTGCAACGACAGCGGCGATGAAAAAAGGATAACCTTCAGGGAACTCAGGGAGAAATCAGAGCGGACCGCGAACTTTTTCATAAGGGAGGGTATCAAGAAGGGAGACACCGTAATGCTAACCCTCAAGGCAAGGTACGACTTCTGGTACTGCCTCCTTGGACTCCACAGGATAGGCGCCATTGCCATACCCGCAACACACATGCTCAAGGAAAAGGACATAATCTACAGGATACATGAAGCCGATATAAAGATGGTTGTCTGCATAGCAGAGAATGGAGTCCCGGAGGTCTTCGATACAGCCATCAACGAACTTGGAGCCGACGTTAAAAGGGTCATCGTTGGTGAAACAGACAGGGATGGCTGGCTCAACCTGAGGTCTGAACTTGAAGTTGTCCCCTCCGAATTCAGGAAACCCGAGGGGGATGAGTATCCCGGCGGCAGCGACACCCTCCTTGTATACTTCTCATCAGGGACTACAGGGATGCCCAAGATGATAGAACACGACCACACATACCCCCTGGGGCATATAATAACAGCAAAGTACTGGCAGAACGTCCGCGAGGACGGCCTCCACTACACCGTTGCAGATACCGGATGGGCCAAGGCCATGTGGGGTCAGATCTACGGCCAGTGGATAGCCGGAAGCGCCGTGTTCGTCTATGACTATGACCGCTTCGACCCCGAGAAGATGCTTGAAAAGCTGGAAAAATATGATATCACAACATTCTGCGCCCCCCCGACCATCTACAGGTTCCTGATAAAGGAGGACCTCTCAAGGTACGACCTCTCAGGGATAGAGTACGCTGTAACAGCAGGCGAACCCCTCAACCCCGAGGTCTTTAACAGGTTCAGGGAACACACGGGCCTGAAGCTCATGGAGGGCTTCGGTCAGACAGAATGCGTTGTCTGCATCGCAAACTTCCCATGGATGGAACCTAAACCAGGGTCAATGGGAAAACCATCCCCGGGTTACAGGATAGAACTGGTTGACAGGGACTGCAGCCCGGTTGACGTGGGTGAGGAAGGAGAGATAGTTATAGACACCTCCAGTGGGAAACCCATAGGCCTCTTCAACGGGTACTACAGGAACCCCGAGAAGACATCGGAGGTCTGGCATGACGGCTACTACCATACAGGTGACACAGCCTGGATGGATGAGGACGGGTACATGTGGTTTGTTGGCAGGACCGACGATATAATCAAAAGCTCAGGTTACCGTATAGGGCCCTTCGAGGTTGAAAGCGCCATAATATCACACCCCTCTGTCCTTGAATGTGCGGTTACAGGTTACCCCGACCCCATAAGGGGACAGGTCGTCAAGGCAACAATCGTCCTTGCAAAGGGCTATGAACCCTCAGAGGAACTCAAAAAAGAGATACAGGACCATGTGAAGAGGGTGACGGCCCCCTACAAGTACCCCAGGATAGTTGAATTTGTGGATGAACTCCCCAAGACCATAAGCGGTAAGATAAGGCGGGTTGAGATAAGGGAGCATGACCTTGAAGGAGACGGTGGAAACCAATGA
- the vorC gene encoding 3-methyl-2-oxobutanoate dehydrogenase subunit VorC, which translates to MKKAYPLINKLECKACERCIIACPRNVLYMSSKINERGYHYVEYRGDGCNGCGNCYYTCPEINAIEVHIERCDDSNTDC; encoded by the coding sequence ATGAAGAAGGCTTACCCTCTTATAAACAAACTCGAATGCAAGGCCTGCGAGCGCTGCATAATCGCATGCCCACGGAACGTCCTTTACATGAGCAGTAAGATCAATGAACGCGGCTACCACTACGTTGAATACAGGGGCGATGGCTGCAACGGGTGCGGGAACTGCTACTACACCTGCCCCGAGATCAATGCAATCGAGGTCCATATAGAGAGGTGTGATGATAGCAACACAGATTGCTAA
- the vorB gene encoding 3-methyl-2-oxobutanoate dehydrogenase subunit VorB, producing MATQMVKGNTAVIIGAMYAGCDCYFGYPITPASEILHEASRYFPMVGRKFVQAESEEAAINMVYGAAAAGHRVMTASSGPGISLKQEGISFLAGAELPAVIVDVMRAGPGLGNIGPEQGDYNQLVKGGGHGNYRNIVLAPNSVQEMCDLTMEAFELADRYRNPAVVLADAVLGQMAEPLRFPERAVEHEPDTSWAVCGNRETMKNLVTSIFLDFDELEEFNFRLQRKYSEIEEKEVRYEEYLLDDAEIVLVSYGISSRVSQTAVDTARSEGIRAGLLRPITLFPFPSERIAELAERNCSFISVEMSSGQMREDIKMASGCRDVELVNRMGGNMIELKDVLEKIRKVAGDRR from the coding sequence ATGGCAACACAGATGGTTAAGGGCAACACCGCAGTCATCATAGGTGCCATGTACGCAGGCTGCGACTGCTACTTCGGATACCCCATAACACCCGCAAGCGAGATACTCCATGAAGCCTCAAGGTACTTCCCCATGGTCGGGCGTAAATTCGTCCAGGCAGAATCAGAGGAGGCCGCCATAAACATGGTCTACGGTGCCGCAGCAGCAGGCCACAGGGTCATGACAGCATCCTCCGGTCCCGGTATAAGCCTCAAACAGGAGGGAATATCATTCCTTGCAGGCGCGGAGCTTCCTGCAGTGATAGTTGATGTGATGCGTGCAGGTCCAGGTCTCGGTAACATCGGCCCTGAACAGGGAGACTACAACCAGCTGGTGAAGGGCGGGGGACACGGGAACTACAGGAACATAGTCCTGGCCCCAAACAGTGTACAGGAGATGTGTGACCTGACAATGGAAGCCTTTGAACTTGCAGACCGATACAGGAACCCGGCCGTGGTCCTGGCAGACGCTGTCCTGGGCCAGATGGCCGAACCCCTCCGTTTCCCGGAGAGGGCGGTTGAACATGAACCAGACACATCCTGGGCTGTCTGCGGTAACAGGGAGACCATGAAGAACCTGGTCACATCAATATTCCTTGACTTCGATGAACTCGAAGAGTTCAACTTCCGTCTGCAGAGGAAGTACAGTGAGATAGAGGAAAAGGAGGTCAGGTACGAGGAATACCTCCTGGATGATGCAGAGATAGTCCTTGTATCCTACGGTATAAGCAGCAGGGTCTCCCAGACCGCAGTTGACACTGCAAGGTCAGAGGGTATAAGGGCCGGGCTCCTGAGGCCCATCACGCTCTTCCCCTTCCCATCAGAAAGGATAGCTGAACTTGCAGAGAGAAACTGCAGCTTCATATCCGTTGAGATGAGCAGCGGTCAGATGAGGGAAGACATTAAAATGGCCTCCGGCTGCAGGGACGTTGAACTCGTGAACAGGATGGGCGGTAACATGATTGAACTGAAGGACGTTCTTGAGAAGATCAGAAAAGTTGCGGGGGATAGAAGATGA
- a CDS encoding 2-oxoacid:acceptor oxidoreductase family protein — translation MKDRVIRKPDSLHEVFERKGGNAPTATHYCAGCGHGILHKLIGEAIDELGIQERSIMISPVGCAVFAYYYFDCGNVQVAHGRAPAVGTGISRAEDDAVVILYQGDGDLASIGLNETIQAANRGEKLAVFFVNNTVYGMTGGQMAPTTLVGEVTVTCPGGRDPRYAGYPLHMCELLDNLQAPVFIERVSLADIKSIRKAKRAVKRALEIQRDGKGYAFVEVLAPCPTNLRQDAEGAERFIKEEMEKEFPVKNFRDRSRETEPLHRAESDFSKERLDEIFQIHEDSVPDPVDDPEFPEVRVKIAGFGGQGVLSMGLTLAQAACSQGRHVSWYPAYGPEQRGGTSSCGVVISGERIGSPAVDRPDVLIAFNQPSLEEFRGEVREGGVIIYDSTTVEFTGPENVRAIGVPALMIAKDGGTVRAANTVMLGVLMAMDLTGLDEDSFRDAIRFTFSGKDRIIDMNLKILEAGAEWARENIESGGAD, via the coding sequence ATGAAGGACAGGGTCATCAGGAAACCGGACTCACTCCATGAAGTCTTTGAAAGGAAGGGTGGAAACGCCCCGACAGCAACCCACTACTGCGCAGGCTGCGGCCACGGCATACTTCACAAGCTCATAGGAGAGGCGATTGATGAACTGGGGATACAGGAACGCAGCATAATGATAAGCCCCGTAGGGTGCGCGGTCTTCGCCTACTACTACTTTGACTGTGGAAACGTCCAGGTAGCCCATGGACGCGCACCCGCCGTCGGGACAGGAATATCACGCGCAGAGGATGATGCTGTCGTCATACTCTACCAGGGCGACGGGGACCTTGCATCCATAGGACTCAATGAAACCATACAGGCCGCTAACCGCGGCGAGAAACTGGCCGTCTTCTTTGTCAACAACACGGTCTACGGGATGACCGGGGGCCAGATGGCACCCACAACCCTGGTCGGTGAGGTCACGGTAACATGCCCCGGTGGCCGGGACCCCCGTTATGCAGGTTACCCCCTCCACATGTGCGAACTCCTCGACAACCTCCAGGCACCGGTATTCATTGAAAGGGTGTCCCTTGCAGACATAAAGAGCATAAGGAAGGCTAAAAGGGCTGTTAAGCGCGCCCTCGAAATCCAGAGGGATGGTAAGGGCTACGCATTCGTTGAAGTGCTCGCGCCCTGCCCGACAAACCTGAGACAGGACGCCGAGGGGGCTGAAAGGTTCATAAAAGAGGAAATGGAAAAGGAATTCCCTGTTAAAAACTTCAGAGACCGTTCAAGGGAAACAGAACCCCTCCATAGGGCGGAGAGTGACTTCTCAAAGGAGAGGCTTGATGAGATATTCCAGATCCATGAGGACTCGGTGCCCGACCCCGTGGACGACCCTGAATTCCCTGAGGTCCGGGTTAAGATCGCCGGCTTCGGGGGTCAGGGAGTCCTCAGCATGGGCCTCACCCTTGCACAGGCAGCCTGCAGCCAGGGAAGACACGTATCATGGTACCCTGCCTATGGACCCGAACAGAGGGGAGGTACCTCAAGCTGCGGTGTCGTGATATCAGGTGAAAGGATAGGTTCACCTGCAGTCGACAGACCCGACGTCCTCATCGCCTTCAACCAGCCCTCCCTCGAGGAGTTCAGAGGGGAAGTCCGTGAGGGGGGAGTGATAATCTATGACTCCACAACGGTGGAATTCACCGGCCCTGAGAACGTCAGGGCCATAGGGGTGCCTGCCCTGATGATAGCGAAGGATGGTGGGACCGTAAGGGCCGCCAACACCGTCATGCTCGGGGTGCTGATGGCCATGGACCTCACAGGACTGGATGAAGACTCATTCAGGGACGCCATAAGATTCACATTCTCAGGAAAGGACAGAATCATAGATATGAACCTCAAAATCCTCGAAGCAGGAGCAGAATGGGCCAGGGAAAACATTGAAAGTGGGGGTGCTGATTGA
- the gatD gene encoding Glu-tRNA(Gln) amidotransferase subunit GatD has protein sequence MGYHGEAKRFLESASVEVGDTVRIKKPDVTYEGMVLDRADDADDRHIVLKLRSGYNIGVEISDASIELLERGSAPKIELPPLEVTENPELPDISIISTGGTVASIIDYRTGAVHPAFTADDLLRANPELLDTANIRGRAVFNILSENMKPEYWVETARAVFREIRDGADGVVVAHGTDTMHYTSAALSFILKTPVPVVFTGAQRSSDRPSSDASLNIQCSVRAAASDIAEVTLCMHATMDDRTCHLHRGVRARKMHTSRRDTFRSINSLPLAEVSPHEIRVIDGNYRERSSEEPEIMDRIEERVAFIKSYPGIQPEIIEWYLEDGYRGIVVEGTGLGHCPDSLIPVLEEAQSRGVPVAMTSQCLNGRVNMNVYSTGRRLLGAGVIPCGDMLPEVAYVKMCWVLGQTDDQYEVREMMMKNMAGELQDRSSIAYFRG, from the coding sequence ATGGGCTACCATGGAGAAGCGAAAAGATTCCTTGAATCGGCCTCAGTGGAGGTCGGAGACACCGTAAGGATAAAGAAACCAGATGTCACCTACGAGGGCATGGTACTGGACCGTGCAGATGATGCCGACGACAGGCACATAGTCCTGAAACTCAGGAGCGGATACAACATCGGAGTCGAGATCAGCGACGCCAGCATAGAACTCCTCGAAAGGGGTTCCGCGCCGAAGATCGAGCTCCCGCCCCTTGAGGTGACCGAAAACCCGGAACTCCCTGACATATCAATCATATCAACGGGTGGTACCGTTGCATCCATAATAGACTACCGTACCGGTGCCGTGCACCCCGCCTTCACCGCCGATGACCTCCTGAGGGCAAACCCCGAACTCCTGGACACCGCCAACATAAGGGGCAGGGCCGTCTTCAACATCCTCAGTGAAAACATGAAACCAGAGTACTGGGTTGAAACAGCAAGGGCCGTCTTCAGGGAGATCAGGGATGGTGCAGATGGAGTTGTGGTCGCCCATGGAACAGACACCATGCACTACACCTCAGCAGCCCTCAGCTTCATCCTCAAAACCCCGGTCCCGGTGGTCTTCACAGGGGCCCAGAGGAGCTCTGACAGGCCATCATCGGACGCCTCCCTCAACATACAGTGCTCTGTGAGGGCCGCTGCGTCAGATATTGCCGAAGTAACCCTCTGCATGCATGCAACCATGGATGACAGGACCTGCCACCTCCACAGGGGGGTCAGGGCAAGGAAGATGCACACATCAAGGAGGGACACCTTCAGGAGCATAAACTCACTCCCCCTTGCAGAGGTATCACCCCATGAGATCAGGGTAATCGATGGAAACTACCGTGAAAGGAGCTCGGAGGAACCCGAAATCATGGACAGGATTGAAGAAAGGGTGGCATTCATAAAGAGCTACCCCGGCATACAGCCCGAGATAATTGAATGGTACCTTGAAGACGGCTACAGGGGGATCGTAGTGGAGGGCACCGGCCTCGGCCACTGCCCCGACAGCCTGATACCCGTCCTTGAGGAGGCCCAGAGTAGGGGAGTCCCCGTTGCAATGACCTCCCAGTGCCTCAACGGGCGGGTTAACATGAACGTCTACAGTACAGGCCGCAGGCTTCTTGGTGCCGGTGTTATACCCTGCGGTGACATGCTCCCGGAGGTGGCCTACGTGAAGATGTGCTGGGTCCTCGGACAGACAGACGACCAGTATGAGGTAAGGGAAATGATGATGAAGAACATGGCAGGGGAACTCCAGGATAGATCCTCCATAGCCTACTTCAGGGGGTGA